From the genome of Plectropomus leopardus isolate mb chromosome 13, YSFRI_Pleo_2.0, whole genome shotgun sequence, one region includes:
- the cnot8 gene encoding CCR4-NOT transcription complex subunit 8, with product MPAALTDSSQIICEVWASNVEEEMRKIRQIIQSYNYIAMDTEFPGVVVRPIGEFRSTVDYQYQLLRCNVDLLKIIQLGLTFMNEDGDYPPGTTTWQFNFKFNLTEDMYSQDSIDLLQNSGLQFKKHEEEGIDTLYFAELLMTSGLVLCENVKWLSFHSGYDFGYLVKLLTDARLPEEEHDFFQILNLFFPAIYDVKYLMKSCKNLKGGLQEVADQLELKRIGRQHQAGSDSLLTGMAFFRMKELFFEDNIDDAKYCGRLYGLGSGSTQPQNGISSSGQEETNNKH from the exons ATGCCAGCTGCACTTACAGATTCCAGTCAGATAATCTGTGAAGTCTGGGCGAGCAATGTGGAGGAAGAAATGAGGAAGATCCGACAGATTATTCAAAGCTACAATTATATTGCCATG gaCACAGAATTCCCTGGAGTGGTTGTTCGACCAATCGGAGAGTTTCGAAGCACAGTAGACTACCAGTACCAGCTGCTGAGGTGTAACGTTGACCTCCTGAAAATCATCCAGCTCGGCCTCACATTCATGAATGAGGATGGGGACTATCCTCCTGGCACAACGACGTGGCAGTTCAACTTCAAATTCAACCTCAC agAAGACATGTACTCACAGGACTCCATAGACCTCCTCCAGAACTCCGGCCTCCAGTTTAAAAAACACGAAGAAGAGGGAATCGACACACTCTACTTTGCAGAGCTCCTCATGACGTCTGGTCTGGTGCTGTGTGAAAACGTCAAGTGGCTCTCCTTCCACAG TGGCTACGACTTTGGCTACCTGGTGAAACTGCTGACAGACGCGCGGCTCCCTGAGGAGGAACATGACTTCTTCCAGATCCTCAACCTTTTCTTTCCCgccatttatgacgtcaagtacTTGATGAAGAGCTGCAAGAACTTAAAG GGAGGGCTACAGGAAGTGGCAGACCAGCTGGAGCTGAAGAGGATCGGGCGGCAGCATCAGGCGGGATCAGACTCGCTTCTCACAGGCATGGCTTTCTTCAGGATGAAAGAG cTTTTCTTCGAAGACAATATCGATGATGCAAAGTATTGTGGGAGATTGTATGGCCTGGGCTCAGGCTCCACCCAACCCCAGAATGGCATCTCCAGCTCAGGCCAGGAGGAGACGAACAACAAGCACTGA
- the fam114a2 gene encoding protein FAM114A2, with translation MSDSEATAAENPEVVPEIQDASPAETPDSSSPSTPDISTDVAPTRKARRRPDVKPAAEVEEKPKVEEQPAKAPTPVESTVSQGGWGYWGSWGKSILSTATATVATVGQGLTQVIEKAETSLGIPSPTELSTQVEEEQKQGESSSETDKATGDASVAVGSAMGMLSSLTSVVQSTGKTVITGGLDALEFIGKKTMDVIAEGDPGFKKTKGLMNRNSTLSQVLREAKEREELQTAEKEFSDSEKKVVAHYGMLFDEFQGLSHLEALEILSRESESKVKSVLTTLSGDELVQLRQELELIKDSFSLVEFDDEEVDEKKDEDGSEFEKELTEALEGLSVSGTVDKLSKACKSTCSQITDMTKPGKKADEADVKTEEEECEKDVQETLSVEEVHAAAIRSLAELTARSIELFHKLAEMILFSNGSAEASVLSQLTVVLCKEISLLSKKFTSCLTTAGSNEKGDVLNPLITGVFLEASNSASYIQDAFQLLMPILEISHIQRKAESTEQ, from the exons ATGTCAGACAGTGAAGCTACAGCAGCGGAGAATCCAGAGGTGGTACCAGAGATTCAGGATGCCTCTCCTGCAGAAACGCCTGACAGCTCCTCCCCAAGCACACCTGACATATCGACAGATGTGGCTCCCACAAGGAAAGCCAGGAGGAGACCAGATGTCAAACCTGCAGCTGAAGTTGAGGAGAAACCAAAAGTAGAGGAGCAGCCAGCAAAGGCACCG ACACCTGTGGAGTCCACTGTGTCTCAGGGTGGTTGGGGATACTGGGGCAGCTGGGGAAAATCCATCTTATCCACAGCAACAGCTACCGTGGCCACTGTTG GCCAAGGGCTCACTCAGGTGATAGAGAAGGCGGAGACATCTCTGGGAATCCCCAGTCCGACTGAACTCTCAACGCAAGTTGAGGAAGAGCAGAAACAAG GTGAATCTAGCAGTGAGACGGACAAGGCGACCGGCGATGCATCGGTGGCGGTGGGAAGTGCAATGGGAATGCTGTCGTCGCTCACCAGCGTCGTCCAAAGCACA GGAAAAACGGTGATAACAGGCGGTCTGGATGCTCTGGAGTTCATCGGGAAGAAGACGATGGATGTGATAGCAGAGGGCGATCCCGGCTTTAAGAAGACTAAAGGACTGATGAACAGGAACTCAACTCTCTCTCAG gtgcTGAGGGAGGCGAAGGAGCGAGAGGAGCTGCAGACGGCAGAAAAAGAGTTTTCAGATTCTGAGAAGAAGGTGGTGGCTCACTACGGGATGCTGTTTGATGAATTTCAAGGTCTGTCACACCTTGAGGCGCTGGAGATTCTGTCTCGAGAGAGTGAGTCTAAG GTGAAGTCAGTGCTGACCACACTATCAGGAGATGAGCTGGTTCAGCTCAGACAAGAACTCGAACTCATTAAGGATTCTTTCTCTCTGGTTGAGTTTGATGATGAGGAAGTGGATGAGAAGAAAG ATGAAGACGGCTCAGAGTTCGAGAAGGAGTTAACAGAGGCTTTGGAGGGTCTCAGTGTCAGTGGCACAGTGGACAAACTCAGCAAG GCCTGTAAGAGCACCTGCAGCCAGATCACTGACATGACCAAACCAGGGAAGAAGGCGGACGAAGCGGATGTGAAGACAGAAGAGGAAGAATGTGAGAAGGATGTACAGGAAACACTTTCTGTAGAG GAGGTTCATGCTGCAGCCATCAGGAGTCTGGCAGAGCTGACGGCTCGATCCATCGAGCTATTCCACAAACTGGCTGAGATGATCCTCTTCTCCAACGGCAGCGCAGAGGCCAGCGTCCTGTCACA ATTAACTGTTGTCCTGTGTAAAGAAATCTCACTGCTTTCCAAGAAGTTCACATCCTGCTTAACAACAGCAGGG TCAAACGAGAAGGGGGATGTCCTCAACCCGCTGATAACAGGAGTCTTTTTAGAG GCGTCCAACAGTGCGTCTTACATTCAAGATGCTTTCCAGCTGCTGATGCCCATACTGGAAATCTCCCACATTCAGAGGAAAGCTGAATCCACAGAGCAGTGA
- the LOC121952530 gene encoding microfibrillar-associated protein 3-like yields the protein MLSSQKLSHLLLTVLLLGGLAAEGTQNGSETEAVSSVRLASVPSNRDIVVKEGSSMLIKCNVTGVYDKVKWYNSKGPLQDEDTGGKWQIQEEGVLNITVVSFEDRGRYTCVASSGAGVTKNYTVTLRVAHTDSGLGLYYVIVCLVAFTITMILNVARLCMVSKHLKKTERAINEFFRTEGAEKLQKAFEVAKRIPIITSAKTLELAKVTQYKTMEFARHMEDLARSVPLPPLILNCRTFAEDVVKTGNQGPQKVEGSVSTHRQADKNGEEEGKEVCQALLSSGGNNEGSIDVKVSVHTVSEKVDSEDNEAEMCLHVPGSRTSVSYESNV from the exons ATGTTATCATCTCAGAAACTGTCACACCTGCTCCTCACAGTCCTGCTGCTTGGTGGCTTGGCAGCAGAAGGAACTCAGAATGGGTCAGAGACGGAGGCGGTGTCCTCTGTGCGACTGGCAAGTGTCCCCTCCAACAGGGACATTGTGGTGAAGGAAGGATCCAGCATGCTGATTAAGTGTAATGTGACTGGAGTTTACGATAAAGTCAAGTGGTACAACTCTAAAGGACCTTTGCAGGATGAGGACACAG GTGGGAAATGGCAGATTCAAGAGGAGGGTGTCCTGAACATCACTGTGGTCTCCTTCGAGGACCGTGGCCGCTACACTTGCGTGGCCTCCAGCGGTGCTGGTGTGACCAAAAACTACACCGTCACTCTCCGTGTAGCCCACACTGACAGTGGCCTGGGCCTTTACTACGTCATCGTTTGCCTGGTGGCCTTCACCATCACCATGATCCTCAATGTGGCGCGGCTCTGCATGGTCAGCAAGCACCTCAAGAAGACTGAGAGAGCCATCAATGAATTCTTCCGCACTGAGGGCGCAGAGAAGCTGCAGAAGGCATTTGAGGTCGCCAAGCGCATTCCCATCATCACGTCAGCCAAGACGCTGGAGCTCGCCAAGGTCACGCAGTACAAGACCATGGAGTTTGCTCGTCACATGGAGGATCTGGCCCGGAGTGTTCCTCTGCCGCCACTTATCCTAAACTGCCGCACGTTTGCAGAGGATGTTGTGAAGACGGGGAACCAGGGGCCTCAGAAGGTTGAGGGGTCAGTgtccacacacagacaagccGACAAAaatggagaggaggaaggaaaagagGTGTGTCAGGCGCTTCTGTCAAGTGGTGGGAACAATGAAGGCAGCATTGATGTCAAAGTGTCAGTCCACACAGTTTCTGAGAAGGTGGACAGTGAGGATAATGAGGCTGAGATGTGCCTTCATGTGCCGGGCTCACGAACAAGTGTGTCCTATGAGAGCAACGTGTAG